Proteins from a genomic interval of Lycium ferocissimum isolate CSIRO_LF1 chromosome 2, AGI_CSIRO_Lferr_CH_V1, whole genome shotgun sequence:
- the LOC132035860 gene encoding dof zinc finger protein DOF3.4-like, which translates to MTLDASERRATKQQTGGVVATAQEPDQQLQCPRCDSTNTKFCYYNNYNLSQPRYFCKSCRRYWTRGGTLRDIPIGGVSRKNAKRSRIYPSTPVSPLVTSGNSPFLLPLNMNGNSFTSLLSSHGHGGLALGGIEDMSFGTGRTAVWPFPGAPDSYVRNFNNGVGTSMWQLSGGEGGFVGSGDYFN; encoded by the coding sequence ATGACTTTGGATGCGAGTGAAAGAAGAGCAACCAAACAACAAACAGGTGGTGTAGTAGCAACAGCACAAGAACCCGATCAACAACTGCAATGCCCACGTTGCGACTCAACCAACACAAAGTTTTGCTactacaacaactacaacttgtCTCAGCCCCGTTACTTCTGCAAGTCATGCCGTCGTTACTGGACCCGTGGAGGCACCTTACGTGATATCCCTATTGGTGGGGTTAGCCGCAAAAATGCCAAACGCTCCCGCATTTATCCCAGTACACCCGTCTCTCCTCTCGTAACATCCGGTAATTCTCCGTTCTTGCTTCCTCTGAATATGAATGGGAATAGTTTCACTTCTTTGTTGAGTTCTCATGGACATGGTGGTTTAGCACTTGGTGGTATTGAGGATATGAGCTTTGGTACTGGAAGAACTGCCGTTTGGCCATTTCCTGGAGCTCCCGATTCATATGTGCGTAATTTCAATAATGGTGTAGGAACCAGCATGTGGCAGCTCTCTGGTGGAGAGGGAGGGTTTGTTGGTAGCGGAGATTATTTTAATTAG
- the LOC132035871 gene encoding salicylic acid-binding protein 2-like: MSLLSMPTKPLCGSSYISSILKTKPRKRNSQGLKMAIIEKEGKHFVLVHGACHGGWSWYKLKPLLEAAGHKVTALDLAASGIDSRKIEQLRTLHDYTLPLMELMESLPQEEKVILVGHSFGGMNLGLAMEKYPQKIYAAVFLAAFMPDSVHIPSYVLDQSLERTPAEHLLDTQFLPYGSPEERLTSMVFGPKVLAYKLYQLCSPEDLALALSLVRPSSLFMEDLSKAKYFTDEGYGSVKRVYIVCTEDKVIPEEFQRWQIDNIGVTEAKEITDADHMAMLSKPKQLCASLLEIAHKYN, encoded by the exons ATGTCTCTTCTCTCCATGCCCACCAAACCACTATGTGGCTCATCCTATATCTCTTCTATCTTAAAGACtaaaccaagaaaaagaaattcacaAGGCCTAAAAATGGCGATTATTGAGAAAGAAGGAAAGCACTTTGTTTTGGTACATGGTGCATGCCATGGAGGTTGGAGTTGGTACAAGCTAAAGCCATTGCTAGAGGCTGCAGGTCACAAAGTCACAGCCCTTGACTTGGCAGCCTCTGGCATTGATTCGAGAAAAATCGAGCAACTCCGCACACTTCATGACTATACTTTGCCATTGATGGAGTTGATGGAATCCCTTCCACAAGAGGAGAAGGTTATACTAGTTGGGCATAGTTTTGGTGGTATGAATTTGGGACTTGCTATGGAAAAGTATCCACAAAAGATCTATGCTGCTGTTTTCTTGGCTGCCTTCATGCCTGATTCTGTTCACATCCCCTCCTATGTTTTGGATCAG TCACTTGAGCGGACGCCAGCAGAGCATTTGTTGGACACCCAGTTTTTACCATATGGTTCCCCTGAAGAGCGACTGACATCCATGGTTTTTGGCCCCAAAGTTTTGGCTTACAAGCTCTACCAGTTATGCTCTCCTGAG GATCTTGCATTAGCATTATCATTGGTGAGGCCAAGCTCTTTGTTTATGGAAGATCTGTCAAAGGCCAAGTATTTCACAGATGAAGGGTACGGATCAGTAAAGAGAGTTTACATAGTGTGCACAGAGGATAAAGTCATACCAGAAGAGTTCCAAAGATGGCAAATTGACAACATTGGTGTTACAGAAGCAAAGGAGATTACGGATGCTGATCACATGGCAATGCTAAGCAAGCCCAAACAACTTTGCGCTAGTCTCTTGGAGATTGCCCATAAATACAACTGA